Proteins co-encoded in one Rhodospirillaceae bacterium genomic window:
- a CDS encoding ribulose-phosphate 3-epimerase → MQHPTRIAPSILSADFAKLGEEIRAIDAAGADCIHIDIMDGHFVPNLTIGPAVVAALRPHTDLPFDVHLMIRPADPYIAAFTEAGADIITVHPESGPHLHRTLQLIKSFGKKAGVALNPGTPIAAMENVFEEIDLVLVMAVNPGFGGQAFLRSQLKKIRDLRENIDAIGRDIALEVDGGINVETAAEAIAAGADLLVAGTATFKGGPDHYATNIQLLRNGSDVASRRI, encoded by the coding sequence ATGCAACACCCCACGCGGATCGCCCCATCCATCCTCTCCGCCGATTTCGCAAAATTAGGCGAGGAAATTCGGGCAATCGACGCGGCGGGGGCCGATTGCATCCACATCGACATCATGGACGGCCATTTTGTCCCGAACCTTACCATTGGCCCGGCGGTCGTGGCGGCATTGCGCCCGCATACGGATTTGCCTTTCGATGTCCACCTGATGATCCGCCCCGCCGATCCCTATATTGCGGCCTTTACCGAAGCGGGTGCCGACATCATCACCGTCCACCCCGAATCGGGACCGCACCTCCACCGGACCCTTCAACTGATTAAATCCTTTGGCAAGAAAGCCGGCGTCGCCTTAAATCCAGGCACCCCCATCGCAGCCATGGAAAATGTCTTTGAGGAAATCGACCTGGTGCTTGTCATGGCCGTGAACCCGGGGTTCGGCGGACAGGCCTTCCTTCGCTCGCAATTGAAAAAAATCCGTGATCTTCGGGAGAATATCGATGCCATTGGCCGCGATATTGCCCTTGAAGTCGATGGCGGTATCAATGTTGAAACCGCCGCCGAAGCCATCGCGGCGGGAGCCGATCTTCTCGTCGCCGGAACCGCCACCTTTAAGGGCGGACCCGACCATTACGCCACAAACATTCAGCTCCTGCGGAATGGGTCCGATGTCGCCTCCAGACGGATTTGA
- a CDS encoding DUF1674 domain-containing protein codes for MTASPDTSSSKTGASSQGEKEAVKDQAAVVSPAKDDVIKEIGGPKGPEPTRYGDWERNGRCSDF; via the coding sequence ATGACCGCAAGCCCCGATACGTCTTCTTCCAAGACTGGTGCCTCCTCCCAAGGGGAAAAAGAGGCCGTGAAAGATCAGGCGGCGGTCGTTTCCCCGGCGAAGGACGATGTAATTAAGGAAATCGGCGGGCCGAAGGGTCCAGAGCCGACCCGCTATGGCGACTGGGAACGCAATGGCCGCTGCTCGGATTTCTAG
- a CDS encoding MFS transporter yields the protein MSTFPNSRQCAIELLGAVLARKTPLEEGFASHGGIAALEPRDRAFVRNLVGTTLRHLGEINTLIDHALEKPLPHKARPVQHLLQIGITQLCFLDTPPHATVDQSVTLLHATPLASYKGLVNAVLRRLTREGKDLLDSLDAPRLNTPAWLWKSWERAYGKTTCRAIASAHLQEAPLDLSFRKGMEDQAEALGATPLPTGSFRLYTHGRVDALAGYAEGSWWVQDGAAAIPAKLLGDVHGATVLDLCAAPGGKAAQLADRGAHVLAVDRSRSRLVRVHENFSRLHLNLETIAADATTWRPENPAAFVLLDPPCSGTGTLRRHPDIAWQKTPADVKKLCALQARLLKAAAAMTAPGGLLVYAVCSLEPQEGVEQIDALLAGGAPFTRVPIAAGEVGDRRELLTPQGDLRTLPSHFKALGGLDGFYAVRLRKDRKTP from the coding sequence ATGAGCACTTTTCCAAACTCGCGACAATGCGCCATTGAACTTCTTGGTGCCGTGCTTGCACGAAAAACGCCCCTCGAAGAGGGCTTCGCGAGCCATGGTGGCATTGCAGCGCTTGAACCCCGAGACCGGGCCTTTGTTCGCAACCTTGTCGGCACGACTCTTCGCCATCTTGGCGAAATCAACACCCTGATCGACCACGCACTCGAAAAACCATTGCCGCACAAAGCAAGGCCGGTGCAACACCTGTTGCAGATCGGCATCACGCAGCTTTGTTTTCTAGACACACCTCCCCATGCCACCGTCGATCAAAGCGTCACCCTTCTCCACGCCACGCCGCTTGCCTCTTACAAGGGACTGGTAAACGCCGTGCTTCGCCGCCTGACGCGCGAGGGAAAGGACTTGCTCGACAGCCTCGATGCCCCACGCCTGAACACGCCGGCATGGCTTTGGAAATCCTGGGAGCGTGCTTACGGAAAGACAACCTGCCGGGCCATCGCCAGCGCCCATCTTCAGGAAGCACCCCTGGATCTTAGCTTCCGAAAGGGAATGGAGGACCAGGCCGAAGCGCTTGGCGCGACACCCCTGCCGACGGGAAGCTTCCGGCTGTACACCCATGGCCGCGTAGATGCGCTGGCCGGCTACGCAGAAGGAAGCTGGTGGGTGCAGGATGGCGCGGCGGCAATCCCGGCAAAACTTCTTGGCGATGTGCACGGCGCGACTGTCCTGGACCTTTGCGCGGCACCCGGTGGCAAGGCGGCCCAACTCGCCGACCGTGGCGCACATGTTCTTGCCGTGGATCGTTCACGTTCCCGCCTTGTGCGCGTTCACGAAAATTTTTCCCGCCTTCATCTAAACCTTGAAACGATCGCAGCAGATGCGACCACCTGGCGGCCAGAAAATCCAGCCGCCTTTGTCCTTCTCGACCCGCCCTGTAGCGGGACCGGAACCCTCCGGCGCCACCCCGACATTGCCTGGCAGAAAACACCCGCCGACGTTAAAAAATTATGCGCCCTCCAGGCCCGGCTGCTGAAAGCCGCCGCCGCGATGACCGCACCCGGCGGCCTTCTCGTTTACGCGGTCTGTTCCCTTGAACCGCAAGAAGGTGTGGAACAGATCGACGCCCTGCTGGCGGGGGGTGCCCCATTCACGCGTGTGCCGATTGCCGCCGGGGAAGTTGGAGACAGACGCGAATTGCTCACGCCCCAGGGCGATTTGCGCACCCTCCCCTCACATTTCAAAGCGCTGGGCGGTCTCGACGGATTCTACGCCGTCCGCCTTCGAAAAGACCGCAAAACGCCGTAA
- a CDS encoding nuclease, which produces MGAAFRRFFFLFLLAFGLGGFPPGFFPVLAADVLPGPLAAEVLRVLDGDTIAVRVRIWPGHQVETLVRLKGIDAPELKARCKRERVLAQGARRFLEAHADEGPIWLTDIHLGKYAGRVLARVTMATGADLSAQLMAAGFARAYTGGRRASWCDGASDATGATGVKNARLTP; this is translated from the coding sequence ATGGGCGCGGCTTTTCGGCGGTTCTTTTTTTTGTTCCTTCTGGCCTTCGGGCTTGGTGGATTCCCGCCTGGGTTTTTTCCGGTGCTGGCGGCGGACGTCCTTCCCGGTCCGCTGGCGGCAGAAGTGTTGCGTGTTCTTGATGGCGATACGATCGCCGTGCGGGTTCGGATATGGCCGGGTCACCAGGTCGAGACGCTTGTTCGCCTTAAGGGCATCGATGCGCCGGAACTAAAGGCGCGTTGCAAGCGTGAACGCGTCCTTGCCCAGGGCGCGCGACGGTTTCTGGAAGCTCATGCGGACGAAGGGCCGATCTGGCTTACGGATATTCATTTGGGGAAATATGCTGGCCGGGTTCTGGCCCGTGTCACGATGGCCACCGGGGCGGATCTCAGTGCCCAGTTGATGGCGGCGGGCTTTGCGCGCGCCTATACGGGAGGCCGCCGCGCATCCTGGTGTGACGGTGCGTCCGATGCGACCGGTGCGACCGGTGTAAAAAACGCGCGCCTGACGCCCTAA